Below is a genomic region from Candidatus Acidiferrales bacterium.
GTTTGCGCTACAGGGACGATGGGTTCACTGAGAAGATCTTTCAAAATGACTACCCAGTGATTAAGGGTAAGATCGTTCCTGTTGGATTTCCTTCGATGCCCCTTCATTGGTTCGCGGGAGTTGGAACAGACCTCGCGGCTGGCTTTGGCGGAGATTCTCGCAATTGGATCAAGCCAGGAAGTGCACTGGGGGGATTTGTCATCATGAGTAAAGGGTTGCCAGGAATACGATCATTCGTGGCAATCCCGGATTATGACCCCACAAAATATTTCCCCGATCCTGATGAGTACCCGGAATCAGACACCGTGAACATTGATTCCGTAAGGGAGTCACTAAATTATTATGGCAAAACACTCGGCCCCACCGCTCCGCCATTAGACTTCTCTGCGTCATCATGGATAGACACCCTCATTTCCTACAAGCACCAATCCGTTACGCTCGGCTGGCTCAAGGAGGACAAAACTCACAAACAGGATTGCGACGAAATAATGAACGGCAGGGACTGGTATAAGAAAGGTGACTTCGAAAAGTTTGGCAAATGGAATCCGACTAATGACTGGGACTTCGACCGCGATTGGAATAATGGAATAGTCGAAGTATTGGATAGAAGATTGGACAGGGCAAAGACAGAACTTTCCAAGCGGGATTCTGTGGGTGCAAGGAGAGATTTGCAGATATTTGTGATGGAAGTAGAACTGTTGAATAATCTGAGCAAGAAGCTGGAGGATAGAAAACAGGCTCCGATCATGACAAGCGAAGCTTATGCGCTGCTGAAATATAATGCGGAGTATTTGATAGAGAAGTTACCAGAGGGAAGAGGTAAGAATTAGGAGCCAAAAGAAAGGGAGGAAGAAGTTAGATGAAATGCATTTTAATCTTTCTATCGCTGATCGTAGGAGGTGCCTTTGCCCAACCGGCAAAGGTTGGCAAAACGGATGCCGTGGGACAGATCCCTCAACAAAGTTCGGGACAGGTCTGGCAAGTCCCATTCGCCTCATCGGACAACACAATCTCTCTGAGTGTTCAAAACAATTCCGGCACTGAGACGAAGAATGTGTCCGTCGCGTTCAACAAAATTCCATCATGGCTGAAGTTTAAAGAGAACGCTGCAACCATAAAGAGCATTTCGGCAAATGCTTCTGGGGATGCCGGGTTTACATTCTCTGTTGATAAGAAAGCTCCTGTTGGAAAGGACACGACCTTGACGGCAACGATAAGTACAACAAATGGTCAGTCATGGACTAAGGAAATAAAGATCTCTGTCGGAGCGCCGAAAGATTACAAGCTTTACAATAACTTTTCCAATCCATTCAACCCGTCGACAAAAATTGCATTTGAGCTTCCGAAAGCATCGCATGTAGAACTCATCATCTATGACGTCGTCGGGAGAGAAGTCACGCAAGCTGCAGACGCAGATTATCCTGCCGGTTATACCGAGCTGACATGGAACGGAACAAACAAAAATGGAACACTTGTTTCATCCGGAGTTTACTTTTATCGGATAAGCGCTGACAAGTGGAGCAAGGTGAAGAAGATGATGATGGTTAAATAATTCAAAGAGATGTTCAGTAATCTCGCCGTTATTTAACGGGAATGGTATTGAAGTAGATCCGAAGTTAAAGATTCACACTTCAAAATGTCGGCGAGAGTCTTCTGTATTCCACCATGATGCACCTATTCATAACCACCTTCATACCATCGTCTGTGGCGTATCGGGCGGCATCCTCATTTATAACCCCTAACTGCATCCATAACACTTTCGCATTTGCCTTCACCGCATCCCTCGCGACTTCGCCGACGAACTCGCTTCGTCGAAACACATCAACAATATCGACCGGCTTGCCGATGCTTGCCACATACGGGAAACATTTTCGGTCTAAGACGCTTTGGTAGTTCGGATTTACCGGGATCACATCATACCCCACTTTGATGAGATACTCCATAATCCTGTTGCTGTCGCGATTCGGATCTATAGAAGCTCCAACCACGGCAATCGTCTTGGCACTCTTTAAAATATCCCTGAGTTGGTTGTCGTCTCCGTCTGTCATTCAGACTTTAGCACCTTGCAAAAATAATTTTACTCTTTGAAGCATACGTTAACATTCCGTGCTGCGTAAGCGTCGTCCAACCGACGAACCGGAGTCGTCATCGGCGCATCTCTCAAAGTCTCGGGAGAAATTCTCGATTCCTGATCGATCATCAGGAGCGCATCTGCAAATGAGTCAAGAGTTTCCTTTGTCTCCGTTTCAGTCGGCTCGATCATCAATGCTTCATGGACGATCAAGGGGAAGTAAATCGTCGGCGCATGATAACCGTAATCGAGCAGCCGCTTCGCAACATCCAAGGTCCTGACGCCTCGCGCTTTCTGCGTATCGGTCGACAGAACGAATTCATGCATCGGTCTCGCATTGAAGGGAAGTACGAAAGAATTACAGAGCTTGCTGAGCAGGTAATTCGCGTTGATCACGGCGTTGATGCTGTTGTTTCTGAGCCCATCCGGTCCGTGAGAAAGAATGTAAGTGTAGGCGCGCACAAGCATGCCGAAATTTCCGAAAAACGAGTGAATTTTCCCGATGCTGTCCGGCTTGTTGAAATTCAGGGAAAACTTTTCTCCATGTTTCTCGATCAACGGTACCGGAAGGAAATCTTTCAGCTTGTCATTTACAGCCACAGGGCCGGAACCGGGGCCCCCGCCGCCGTGCGGAGTCGAAAATGTCTTGTGCAAATTTATGTGAACGACGTCGAAACCCATATCGCCGGGCCGGACGAGTCCCACGATTGCATTTAGATTGGCCCCATCCATATACATTAACCCGCCAACATAGTGTACCATCTTGCTTATCGTCAGAATGTCGGATTCAAAAATCCCGAGAGTATTCGGATTTGTCAGCATCATGCCGGCTACCTCGTCGTCGAGATTTTTTTTCAGATCTTCGAGGTCAACTCTTCCGTCTCGATTCGACTTAATGCTGACCGCTTTGTAGCCGCTGATCGCTACGCTTGCCGGGTTCGTGCCGTGAGCGGAGTCGGGCACCAGAATTTTGCTTCTCACTTCACCTTTTGACTCGTGATATTTTCTTATGAGCATGATGCCCGTCAATTCGCCCTGTGCGCCGGCTGCAGGCTGAAGGGAAACTGCGGACATCCCGGCTATTTCACGAAGCATTCCGGAGAGATTATACATCAACTCCAGCGCACCCTGGACCGCTTCCTCCGGTTCCAAAGGATGAATGTCCGCATTGCCCGGCATCGATGAAGTCTTCTCATTCACCTTAGGATTGTATTTCATGGTACAGGAGCCGAGCGGATAAAAGCCTTTGTCAATGTGATAATTGAGCGTTGAAAGCCTCACGAAATGGCGGACCACTTCGTTTTCGCTCACCTCGGGCAAATCCGCAAAATTGGAACGCAAATAAATTTTCGGGACATCCAAATTGAAAGGAACATCGCGCTTGGATAGAGTGTAACCTTTTCTTCCTTTGTGCGATAGTTCAAATATGAGTTTCTCAGGCATAGACACTCTCTTTTTAAACAAATTAAAATTCAATGTAGAATTAAACAAGAAGTAAGAAGTCCTGTAAAAATTATCCCGACCAATCATCTTATATGAGGTGTGCGGGATGCCGCAAAGCGGCATTTGTTTCTCGGAGAGATGAAGTCCGCCACCGGTAGCCGACAACAACTCGCTGGCGGTTAGCGTACCATCGCGTCACGTGAACAACTGCAGGCAGGACTGATTGCTATTCAAATTGGCCTTATCTAAATTAAACTAAACAAAAGGAGTTAACCATGTCGCGCGGAGCGATAATCGTTTTGTCAATCGTAGCTTTTCTCGTCCTTATCTGTCTCAGTATCGCCGGCTGTGGGGTCGCAAATTATAACAAACTCGTATCTTATGATGAAAACGTCAAGCAATCGTGGGGACAGGTTGAGAATCAGTACCAGCGAAGGTATGACCTGATTCCGAATCTCGTTGAGACTGTTAAAGGTTATGCGAAACATGAAGAAGAGGTTTTTGAAAAAGTGGCCGAGGCAAGGTCAAGCGTCGGCAAGTTGACGGTCACGCCTGAAATCCTGAATGACCCTCAGGCATTCGGAAGGTTCCAGCAGGCTCAGGACGCTTTGAGCTCGGCTCTTACAAGGCTGATGGCTGTGTCGGAGAATTACCCCAACCTCAAAGCTGATCAGAATTTCCTGGCTCTGCAGTCTCAACTTGAAGGAACCGAGAATCGCATCGCCGTGGAGAGGCAGCGTTTCAACCAGAGCGTACAGAGTTACAACACGCTTGTTCGCAGGATGCCATCTGCTATCATCGCTTCACTTTTCGGTTTTCATGAGCGGCCCTATTTTGAGGCGCAACAGGGCGCAAGCACTGCTCCGAAGGTGCAATTCTAAATGCCGCACTTGAAAACTGTAGCTCCGTTTGCTCTATTCATGTTCCTTGCTCTGCCGTACCATGGTTTTGCACAGGAAGTCCCTGCACTTAACCAATACGTCACAGATGAAAGCGGCACGCTGGATCAGGAACAAATCAGAACGCTGGAAGCTCGTCTCGAGACTTACGAGGACACTACCTCAACCCAGATTGTCGTGCTGATGGTAAAGTCGATCCCGCAGGGGAGTATTGAATCGTACTCGATCGACGTCGTTGAGAAAAACAAGATCGGTCAGAAAGAAAAAAATAACGGCTTGCTTTTTCTAGTTGATGTCGGAGACCATAAGGTACGGTTCGAAGTTGCATACGGACTGGAGGGAGTCGTAACGGACGCTTACTCCAGCTACATCATAAACCAAATAGTGATACCTGAGTTCAGAAACGGAGATTATTACAGCGGGATAGACAAAGGAATCACGGCGCTCGCTGCTTTGATCGGCGGAACATTTACCGTCGACATAAATCAGCGGACGCGCTCTCGGCCTGCATCTAGATCGATTCCATTCGCGTTTATTGTGATCATTGCGGCAATCTTCAGACTGCTGTTTTGGAATAGAAGATTTTACGCCTCCTCCAGAGGAATCAGAAGAAGCGGCGTATTTTTGCCGCCGATAGGAGGATTTGGCGGCTTCCGAGGTGGTGGGTTCGGCGGCGGCGGCTTCAGCGGCGGTGGAGGTTCATTTGGCGGCGGCGGCGCGAGCGGAAGCTGGTAGAATGGAAGTGGCGGAAAGAAGAACCACAAAAGCAAAATGATGTAAACCGTAACCTAAGACTCAAAATTTGAAATCTATTTTATGCTTATTGTAATGGACACAAATGCGACTGACGAGCAAATCACTCTAGTCGAGGATAAAATTCGCTCGCTCGGTTGGACGCCGCACGAAATTCCCGGCTCGCTACGAATCGCGATAGGAATTACAGGTAATAACGGCGCTGTCGATTCGGGTCTGTTTTTAAATTTGCCCGGTGTCGTCGAGTGCATCCCCGTGAGCAAGCCGTATAAACTTGTAAGCAGGGATGTGAAGTCGGAAAACACAGTGGTACATTTAAAAAATGTTTCCATTGGTATGAAAGAACTTGTCCTCATGGCAGGTCCATGTTCGGTTGAGAGCAGATCTCAGATCAACGAGATTGCAGAATTCGTGAAGTCGCAAGGCGTTCAGGTGCTTCGCGGCGGCGCGTATAAGCCGCGGACCTCCCCTTACTCGTTCCAAGGTTTGAAAGAGGAAGGGCTGAAATACCTGCGTGAAGCCGCCGACCGATATGGGCTGAGCGTTGTTACCGAAGTGAAGGATACCGAGACTCTTCCTCTGGTCAGCGATTACTCAGACCTGCTTCAAATCGGCGCCCGCAATATGCACAACTTCTCGCTGCTTGAAGCGGTGGGACGCTTGAAAAAGCCGGTTCTCCTCAAACGCGGACTTGCAGCTACAATAGAAGAGTGGATGATGGCAGCTGAGTATATTGCATCACAAGGAAACTACGACATCGTTTTATGTGAACGTGGGATCAGAACATTCGAGACTTACACGAGAAATACGCTCGACCTGAACGCGGTCCCGCTCGTCAAGCATCTCTCTCACCTTCCCATCGTTGTCGATCCAAGTCACGGCACGGGAAGCTGGGAGCTGGTTGAACCTATGGCACTTGCGGCAGTCGCAGCGGGCGCAGATGGGCTGATGATCGAGGTACATCCTCATCCTGAAAAAGCTCTCTCCGACGGAAGACAGTCGCTTAGGCCCGAAAAGTTCATAGAGTTGACCGAAAAACTCAGAAAAATTTCCTCGGCATTTAATAAAGATTTTCCCAAATGAAGAAAATCCTGACAAAAGATGAGCTCCAGAATCTGGCTGAACAGATAGGAGAAATCGAGAAAAAGACCGCCGCAGAAATTCGCGTCGTGGTACACCACAAGAAGCACTGGAGCGAAAGAAAACTTTCGGCGCGCCAGGTTGCCGAGCGCGAATTTGGAGTACTCAACATGGCGAAGACCAAAAAAGGAACCGGCATCCTGGTATTCATTCTGGTGAGTGAAAGACAATTTGAACTTCTGGCCGACCACGGGGTAATCGCCGTGCTTCCGGAGGAGTTTTGGACGAATGCGGCGCAAAAATTGTCCGGACATTTTTCGAGAAATAATTTTTATGACGGTTTGAAAGCGGCACTGGCGGAAATCGGGGAAGTGCTCGAAACTAAATTGCCTCCAATAGCCGGGGAGCAAAGCGAGCTCCCGAACGATGTCGTAGAGGATTGAAAGTTGGAGAAATTCAGTCTCGCGATCGGACAGATCAAGCCAAAACTCGGGGATCTGAAATGTAATCTAGACCGCCATCTTGAAATAGCCGTGCAGGCACAAGAAAAAGGCGCGGCTCTAATGCTCTTTCCGGAACTTGGATTGACCGGTTATTCAGTCCGAGATCTAAATTCCGAGCTCGCGATGAGTGCGGACGATAAGTTCTTTCAACCCCTGCTGTCTCTAAGCAAGAAAATTTCTATCGTGGCGGGCACCATAATCCGAGATGAGAACGGCGGCATTCGCAACAGCCTGATCTATTTTGAAGATGCTACGGTCAAGCACATCCATTATAAAGTCTATTTGCCCACGTACGGACTTTTTGAAGAGCAGAGATATTTTCTTCCCGGAAGAGAGGTCAAAGCCTTCGACACGAAATTCGGGAAGATCGGTCTCTTGATTTGTGAGGATTTATGGCACATCTCCCTTCCTTACATTCTGGCACTTCAAGGAGCAAAGCTCATTCTTTCATCTGCGGCAAGCCCAACTCGTCTCTCCGGCGACAGCGAAGAACATTCGGGCTACCAGATCAACAGTGAACAGCACCGGAGTATTTCTCGTCTGCTGAGTATCTATCTTGCCTTTGCCCATCGAGTCGGTTTCGAAGACGGGGTGAGTTTTTGGGGAGGTTCGGAAGTCGTTTCGCCTCACGGTGCCGTCGTCGCTGCAGGAAAACTTTATGACGAAGATACCATTTTGTCTGAAATAGATTTGGCCGAGGTGGATCGCGCGAGATTGTTTTCGCGGCATTTCCTTGATGAAAATCCTGGGCTGCTTGTCTCACATCTTAAGGCGTTGGGGTTCTGAGCAGAAATATTTTTACCCTCTAAGATAACAACCTGCACGCGCGTCAACGCCGCGTTGGGCATCTGCCTTGCCTTGCAAGTCCATAGTTCGCTTGATAAATTATTTTACAAAAGGAGAATGAGTACAGATGAAGAATACTCTAAAAACAGTGTTCTTTATGACTTTGATGATGGTTCTGTTCCTCTTTATCGGGAACATAATCGGCGGTAAAACGGGGTTAACATACGCTTTCTTGTTCAGTCTTGTCATGAATTTCTTTGCTTACTGGTTCTCTGACAAGATGGTACTAATGAGTTATCACGCAAGAGAAGTCAGGGAGGCAGAGGCACCGAGACTTCACACCATGGTACACCGGCTGGCCACCCGCGCCGGTATTCCCATGCCGAAGCTTTATATGATTCCTACAGAGACACCAAACGCCTTCGCGACCGGCAGGAGTCCGCAACATGCTGCGGTCGCCGTGACAGAGGGGGTAATGAGAATTTTAAACGATGAGGAATTGGAGGCCGTTATCGGACACGAGCTTTCGCACGTTCTTCACCGCGATATTTTGACTTCCACGATTGTAGCGACATTCGCTGGAACGATAACGTATCTTGCCCAGATGCTGAGCTGGTCATTGTTCTTTTTCGGAGGACGCGGAAGGGACAATGATTCGTCAGGCATCGGCGAACTATTCGTGATTATCGTTGCACCTATTGCGGCGATGTTGATACAATTGGCAGTTTCCCGTTCGCGGGAATACAAAGCGGACGAAGGAGGAGCCGAACTATCTAAGAAGCCTCTGTCGCTTGCGAACGCATTGCAGAAACTGCAGGTCAGTGCCCAGCAGATTCCCATGCAGGCACAGCCTTCCACGGCGCACCTCTTCATAATAAACCCATTAAGCGCGCGATCCTTTGCGAGACTTTTCAGCACGCATCCTCCAACAGAGGAGCGAATAGCAAAACTTGAAGCATTAGCAGCAGGAAGAAACCTCTACTAAAAACTTAGGAGACCTATGGATTCTTACAAAGAGCCCGCCCCAATTGTCGATTGGGAAAATCCGTTTGAATCGATGATGGAGAGATTCGATGTCGCGGCCGAGATGCTTGAGCTCGAACGCGGTGTTTACGAATATCTGAAGACACCCGTCAAGCAAATCATCGTTTCAATCCCGATACAGATGGACAACGCTGAGATCGAAGTGTTTGAAGGATATCGTGTAATCCACAACGATGCCCTGGGTCCATCGAAGGGTGGAATCCGCTATGCGCCGGACATAACTCTGGATGAGATTAAAGCCCTCGCAGCATGGATGACGTGGAAATGCTCGATCGCCAATATCCCGTTCGGAGGAGCGAAGGGTGGAGTAAAATGTGATCCATCGAAGCTGACCCCGGTTGAGCTTGAAAAAATTACACGGCGATTTACTGCAAACATGCTCGACGTCTTTGGACCCGACAAAGATATTCCCGCGCCGGACATGAATACGAACGAACAAATCATGGCATGGATCATGGACACGTACAGCATGCATGTTCGCCGGACGGAGAATGCCGTAGTCACAGGTAAACCTCTGATAATCGGCGGCTCGCTCGGCAGACGAGAAGCAACCGGAAGAGGAGTCATGGTAGCAGCATTTGCAGCAATGGCGAAGGTCGGCCTGAATCCGAAACAGACAAGTTGTGCAGTCCAGGGGTTCGGCAACGTCGGCTCGGTATCTGCGAAACTTTTGAGTGAGCAGGGATTAAGGGTTGTTGCGGTCAGCGATATAAGCGGCGGATACTATAACAAGCGCGGGATAGATGTGAACAAAGCTATTGAATGGGTGCAGAAGACCAGATCACTGGAAGGAAGCGGAATCGGCGACCAGGTCACCAACGAGGATCTCCTTGAACTGGACGTTGACGTTCTCGTCCCTGCGGCGAAAGAAGATCAAATTACTTCGCACAACGCTTCCAAGATTAAGGCAAAAATAATTGTTGAAGGAGCAAATGGGCCGACTGTTGCGAAAGCTGATCCGATTCTGGACGAGAAAGGAATTCTCGTTGTCCCGGACATCCTCGCAAATTCCGGCGGCGTGACGGTCAGCTATTTTGAATGGGTTCAGGATCGTCAGGGATTCTTCTGGACTCTCGACAGGGTCAATCGTCGTCTCGAACGGATGATGCACGACGCATTCAATAATGTTTTTCAAACTGCGGAGAAGTACAAAGTTTCGATGCGCCTCGGCGCATATATTCTGGCAATTGACAAGGTTGCAAAGACTCTTAAGATCCGCGGAATCTATGCGTAATGAGATATTCACCATTCGTAGGG
It encodes:
- a CDS encoding FlgD immunoglobulin-like domain containing protein, with product MKCILIFLSLIVGGAFAQPAKVGKTDAVGQIPQQSSGQVWQVPFASSDNTISLSVQNNSGTETKNVSVAFNKIPSWLKFKENAATIKSISANASGDAGFTFSVDKKAPVGKDTTLTATISTTNGQSWTKEIKISVGAPKDYKLYNNFSNPFNPSTKIAFELPKASHVELIIYDVVGREVTQAADADYPAGYTELTWNGTNKNGTLVSSGVYFYRISADKWSKVKKMMMVK
- a CDS encoding CoA-binding protein codes for the protein MTDGDDNQLRDILKSAKTIAVVGASIDPNRDSNRIMEYLIKVGYDVIPVNPNYQSVLDRKCFPYVASIGKPVDIVDVFRRSEFVGEVARDAVKANAKVLWMQLGVINEDAARYATDDGMKVVMNRCIMVEYRRLSPTF
- the gcvPB gene encoding aminomethyl-transferring glycine dehydrogenase subunit GcvPB; translated protein: MPEKLIFELSHKGRKGYTLSKRDVPFNLDVPKIYLRSNFADLPEVSENEVVRHFVRLSTLNYHIDKGFYPLGSCTMKYNPKVNEKTSSMPGNADIHPLEPEEAVQGALELMYNLSGMLREIAGMSAVSLQPAAGAQGELTGIMLIRKYHESKGEVRSKILVPDSAHGTNPASVAISGYKAVSIKSNRDGRVDLEDLKKNLDDEVAGMMLTNPNTLGIFESDILTISKMVHYVGGLMYMDGANLNAIVGLVRPGDMGFDVVHINLHKTFSTPHGGGGPGSGPVAVNDKLKDFLPVPLIEKHGEKFSLNFNKPDSIGKIHSFFGNFGMLVRAYTYILSHGPDGLRNNSINAVINANYLLSKLCNSFVLPFNARPMHEFVLSTDTQKARGVRTLDVAKRLLDYGYHAPTIYFPLIVHEALMIEPTETETKETLDSFADALLMIDQESRISPETLRDAPMTTPVRRLDDAYAARNVNVCFKE
- a CDS encoding LemA family protein — translated: MSRGAIIVLSIVAFLVLICLSIAGCGVANYNKLVSYDENVKQSWGQVENQYQRRYDLIPNLVETVKGYAKHEEEVFEKVAEARSSVGKLTVTPEILNDPQAFGRFQQAQDALSSALTRLMAVSENYPNLKADQNFLALQSQLEGTENRIAVERQRFNQSVQSYNTLVRRMPSAIIASLFGFHERPYFEAQQGASTAPKVQF
- a CDS encoding TPM domain-containing protein, which codes for MPHLKTVAPFALFMFLALPYHGFAQEVPALNQYVTDESGTLDQEQIRTLEARLETYEDTTSTQIVVLMVKSIPQGSIESYSIDVVEKNKIGQKEKNNGLLFLVDVGDHKVRFEVAYGLEGVVTDAYSSYIINQIVIPEFRNGDYYSGIDKGITALAALIGGTFTVDINQRTRSRPASRSIPFAFIVIIAAIFRLLFWNRRFYASSRGIRRSGVFLPPIGGFGGFRGGGFGGGGFSGGGGSFGGGGASGSW
- the aroF gene encoding 3-deoxy-7-phosphoheptulonate synthase, with amino-acid sequence MLIVMDTNATDEQITLVEDKIRSLGWTPHEIPGSLRIAIGITGNNGAVDSGLFLNLPGVVECIPVSKPYKLVSRDVKSENTVVHLKNVSIGMKELVLMAGPCSVESRSQINEIAEFVKSQGVQVLRGGAYKPRTSPYSFQGLKEEGLKYLREAADRYGLSVVTEVKDTETLPLVSDYSDLLQIGARNMHNFSLLEAVGRLKKPVLLKRGLAATIEEWMMAAEYIASQGNYDIVLCERGIRTFETYTRNTLDLNAVPLVKHLSHLPIVVDPSHGTGSWELVEPMALAAVAAGADGLMIEVHPHPEKALSDGRQSLRPEKFIELTEKLRKISSAFNKDFPK
- a CDS encoding TPM domain-containing protein; the protein is MKKILTKDELQNLAEQIGEIEKKTAAEIRVVVHHKKHWSERKLSARQVAEREFGVLNMAKTKKGTGILVFILVSERQFELLADHGVIAVLPEEFWTNAAQKLSGHFSRNNFYDGLKAALAEIGEVLETKLPPIAGEQSELPNDVVED
- a CDS encoding nitrilase-related carbon-nitrogen hydrolase translates to MEKFSLAIGQIKPKLGDLKCNLDRHLEIAVQAQEKGAALMLFPELGLTGYSVRDLNSELAMSADDKFFQPLLSLSKKISIVAGTIIRDENGGIRNSLIYFEDATVKHIHYKVYLPTYGLFEEQRYFLPGREVKAFDTKFGKIGLLICEDLWHISLPYILALQGAKLILSSAASPTRLSGDSEEHSGYQINSEQHRSISRLLSIYLAFAHRVGFEDGVSFWGGSEVVSPHGAVVAAGKLYDEDTILSEIDLAEVDRARLFSRHFLDENPGLLVSHLKALGF
- the htpX gene encoding zinc metalloprotease HtpX, whose translation is MKNTLKTVFFMTLMMVLFLFIGNIIGGKTGLTYAFLFSLVMNFFAYWFSDKMVLMSYHAREVREAEAPRLHTMVHRLATRAGIPMPKLYMIPTETPNAFATGRSPQHAAVAVTEGVMRILNDEELEAVIGHELSHVLHRDILTSTIVATFAGTITYLAQMLSWSLFFFGGRGRDNDSSGIGELFVIIVAPIAAMLIQLAVSRSREYKADEGGAELSKKPLSLANALQKLQVSAQQIPMQAQPSTAHLFIINPLSARSFARLFSTHPPTEERIAKLEALAAGRNLY
- a CDS encoding Glu/Leu/Phe/Val dehydrogenase, with translation MDSYKEPAPIVDWENPFESMMERFDVAAEMLELERGVYEYLKTPVKQIIVSIPIQMDNAEIEVFEGYRVIHNDALGPSKGGIRYAPDITLDEIKALAAWMTWKCSIANIPFGGAKGGVKCDPSKLTPVELEKITRRFTANMLDVFGPDKDIPAPDMNTNEQIMAWIMDTYSMHVRRTENAVVTGKPLIIGGSLGRREATGRGVMVAAFAAMAKVGLNPKQTSCAVQGFGNVGSVSAKLLSEQGLRVVAVSDISGGYYNKRGIDVNKAIEWVQKTRSLEGSGIGDQVTNEDLLELDVDVLVPAAKEDQITSHNASKIKAKIIVEGANGPTVAKADPILDEKGILVVPDILANSGGVTVSYFEWVQDRQGFFWTLDRVNRRLERMMHDAFNNVFQTAEKYKVSMRLGAYILAIDKVAKTLKIRGIYA